Genomic DNA from Nocardioides aquaticus:
GGGGTCGGCTCCTCGGTCGGGGACGGCTCCTCGGTCGGCGTCTGCGCGGGGGTCGCCGACGGTGCCGGCGTGGGGTCCGTGGTGCCGGCGACGGGCTGCGCGTCGTCGCGGCCGACCTGCCACACCACCCCGCCCAGCAGCAGGACCAGCAGGACCGCGGCCGCCACCAGCCAGCCGCCCCGCCGACGGCGGCGGTCATCGGTCGCCGGCCCTGTCGCCGGCCCTGTCGCCGACCCGGTCGCCGGCCCCGAGGGCGGCACCGGCGGCGGCACGGGAGGCACGGGGTGTCCGGCCGCGTCGTCCGGCTCCGGCGGGGCAGCCGGTGCTGCCTCGCCACGGTGCACCGCCTGCAGGGACGCGACCACCATCCCCATCGAGGGTCGCGCGCCGGGGTCGTGGTCCATCATCCGCGTGACGTGGTCGGTGAGCGGGCCGCCGTGCGCGGGCACGGGCGTGGGCTCGGAGACGATCGCGTTCAGCACCGCGAGCGCGTTGTCGCGGTCGGCGTACGGCCCGACGCCCTCGACGGCCGTCCACAGCGTGGCCCCGAGCGCCCACACGTCGGAGGCCGTGCCGCCGCTCTCGCCGCGGGCGGCCTCGGGGGACAGGTACGACGGGGTGCCGGTGACCAGGCCGGTCCGGGTGAGCTCGACGTCGCCGTGGGTGCGCGAGATGCCGAAGTCGGTGATCTTGACGTGGTCGTCCTCGGTGATCAGCAGGTTGCTCGGCTTCACGTCGCGGTGCACCGTGCCGCGGGCGTGGGCCGCGGCCAGGCCCTCGGCGGCCTGCGCCCCGAGCCCGGCCACCCGGACGGGGTCCAGCGGCCCCTCCTCGGCGACGATCTCGGCGAGGGTGCGCGAGGGGACGTACTCCATCACCAGCCAGTTGCCGGTCTCGTCCTCCACGGCGTCGTAGATCGCGACGACGTGCGGGTGGTTCAGGGCCGCCGACGAGCGGGCCTCGCGCAGCGCCCGGGCCACGTCGAAGGTCGTCTCGCCCGGCAGCGCCCCGATCTGCTTGACCGCCACCTGGCGCCCCAGCACCTCGTCGCGGCAGAGCCACACGGTGCCCATCCCGCCCCGGCCGACCGCGCGGTCGACCAGGTAGCGGCCGGCGATGGTCCTGGGTGGCATGCGCTCCTCCGTACGTCCTGGTGCCCGGGCGGGCAGGATCCGGCAGCCCGGGGTGGTCGGCCCATCATGACCCGACGACCCCCGGGTGGCTCCACCCGTCGACGCAGAACGCCCCCGCCGGTGACCGGCGGGGGCGTTCGTCCAGGTCGGGACCTGGTGCTGCTCGTGGGCAGGGGCGGGGTCGAACCGCCGACCTTCCACTTTTCAGGCGGACGCTCGTACCGACTGAGCTACCTGCCCGAGCGACGGTCACCTTACCGGAGCCCGGGTCCCGGCCCGCAACCGGACGGCGTGGTCCTAGGATGTGGCCGCCTGGCCCCCATCGTCTAGCGGCCCAGGACCCCGCCCTTTCACGGCGGTAGCACGGGTTCGAATCCCGTTGGGGGTGCCGAGTCCGAGCCCGGGTCCGAGCCCGGGCGGGGCCTGAGTCGGGCCCGAGTTGGGCCTGAGTTGGGCGGCGCAGCCGCCGTGGGTTAGAGTCCTACCGCTTCGTCCGCGAGGCCCGATCCGGGCTGCGCGGAAGAGCGAACTAGGCCCCGTAGCGCAGTTGGTTAGCGCGCCGCCCTGTCACGGCGGAGGCCGCGGGTTCGAGTCCCGTCGGGGTCGCAGGATGACGCCCCGGACCACTGGTCCGGGGCGTCGCTGCGTTCCGGGGGCGTCGCGTGCTGTCGTGGGTGGAGTCGTGACGAGCCCTGCCGGCGCGTTTCGGGCGTCGGGGAGGATGACCGCGTGCCTCTCGACATCAGCCCCGAGGAGTTCGAGCGCCTGGTCGACGCCGCGCTCGACGAGATCCCCGACGCGCTCGCGGAGCGGGTCAGCAACGTCGTGGTGCTGGTCGAGGACGAACCGCCGGCCGACCAGCCGCGCGACATCCTCGGGCTCTACGACGGCGTCGCCCTGACCGAGCAGGAGGGCGGCAACCTGGCCCGCCTGCCGGACCGGATCTTCGTCTTCCGGCTCCCGCTGCTGGCCTACTGCTCGACGCCCGAGGAGCTCGTCGAGGAGGTACGGATCACCGTCGTGCACGAGATCGCCCACCACTTCGGCATCGACGACGACCGGCTGCACGACCTCGGCTACGCCTAGGCCACCTCAGCCCGCGACGAGCGCGAACGCGACCGTGCAGCCGAGCAGGCTGAGCATGAGGGTCCCCACGGCGTAGGCCGCGCCCCGCGCCCCGCCGGTCCGCCGGGTCTGCACCACGAAGCTCGACCAGGTGGTCAGGCCGCCGCAGAAGCCGGTCGCCAGGAGGGCGTACGCGCTGCCGTCCAGGGCCAGTGCCGCGAAGGCGCCGAGCAGCGTCGAGCCGACCACGTTGACCAGCAGCGTCCCCCACGGCAGCGCCCGGTCGAGGTGGTGCGCGGCCACGAACCGCAGCGGCGCCCCGACAGCACCGCCGAGCGCCACCAGCAGCAGGTCCACCGGGCTCACTCGTCGCCCTCCTCGTCGGCGAGGTCCTGCTCGGGCCCGGTCCCCACCGCGGCGGACACGGCCACCACGGCCAGCAGGCCGACGGTCAGGGAGCTCCCGACGTACGCCGCCGCGGTCACCGTCTCCTCGGCGGCCAGCAGCGCCC
This window encodes:
- a CDS encoding serine/threonine-protein kinase produces the protein MPPRTIAGRYLVDRAVGRGGMGTVWLCRDEVLGRQVAVKQIGALPGETTFDVARALREARSSAALNHPHVVAIYDAVEDETGNWLVMEYVPSRTLAEIVAEEGPLDPVRVAGLGAQAAEGLAAAHARGTVHRDVKPSNLLITEDDHVKITDFGISRTHGDVELTRTGLVTGTPSYLSPEAARGESGGTASDVWALGATLWTAVEGVGPYADRDNALAVLNAIVSEPTPVPAHGGPLTDHVTRMMDHDPGARPSMGMVVASLQAVHRGEAAPAAPPEPDDAAGHPVPPVPPPVPPSGPATGSATGPATGPATDDRRRRRGGWLVAAAVLLVLLLGGVVWQVGRDDAQPVAGTTDPTPAPSATPAQTPTEEPSPTEEPTPTQEPETSAPPTTSAPPEPEPSSPSPSEPESESPSASTGDAAAFATSYYSQLPDNLEAAYAQLSPSYRQSTSFQSYAGFWRTIDDVSVGSTTVADDGTTVDVQVTYTTDGGSQTETRRLYLDPAGDGFVIGDDEAV
- a CDS encoding metallopeptidase family protein; translated protein: MPLDISPEEFERLVDAALDEIPDALAERVSNVVVLVEDEPPADQPRDILGLYDGVALTEQEGGNLARLPDRIFVFRLPLLAYCSTPEELVEEVRITVVHEIAHHFGIDDDRLHDLGYA
- a CDS encoding fluoride efflux transporter FluC gives rise to the protein MSPVDLLLVALGGAVGAPLRFVAAHHLDRALPWGTLLVNVVGSTLLGAFAALALDGSAYALLATGFCGGLTTWSSFVVQTRRTGGARGAAYAVGTLMLSLLGCTVAFALVAG